In a single window of the Terriglobia bacterium genome:
- the rpsB gene encoding 30S ribosomal protein S2, with product MANITMKELLEAGVHFGHQTKRWNPKMKEYIFGERNGIYIIDLQKTLKMFKDASKFVQDAAADGRTVLFVGTKRQAQDAIAEEAGRCGMFYVNNRWLGGLLTNWVTVQKSVKRLKELDEMATDGRYELLPKKEVIKLERERKHLQANLAGIKSMTRLPDVVFVIDSNKEAIAVKEARKLGIPVVAVVDTNCDPTEVDWVIPGNDDALRAIRLFASKVADSIAEGVQAATDKQGAEIADAAAAGEARAAAANQGQSAPTSADLAEEEQLNMEEVLGGKVRKAPESETATPVDVPEADVAKTV from the coding sequence TTGGCTAACATCACCATGAAAGAGCTGCTTGAGGCGGGTGTCCACTTTGGCCACCAGACCAAGCGCTGGAACCCCAAGATGAAGGAATACATCTTTGGGGAACGCAACGGGATTTACATCATCGACCTGCAGAAGACGCTCAAGATGTTCAAGGACGCGAGCAAGTTTGTGCAGGACGCCGCCGCGGACGGCCGGACTGTGCTGTTCGTCGGCACCAAACGGCAAGCCCAGGACGCAATCGCAGAAGAAGCCGGACGATGCGGAATGTTCTATGTGAACAACCGCTGGCTGGGCGGATTGCTGACCAACTGGGTCACCGTACAGAAATCAGTAAAACGGCTGAAAGAGCTCGATGAGATGGCCACGGATGGTCGCTACGAGCTGCTGCCGAAAAAAGAAGTCATTAAGCTGGAACGCGAACGCAAGCACCTGCAGGCCAACCTGGCCGGCATCAAGAGCATGACGCGCCTGCCTGACGTGGTCTTTGTGATCGACTCCAATAAGGAAGCCATTGCGGTGAAGGAAGCCCGCAAGCTGGGTATTCCAGTGGTTGCCGTGGTTGATACGAATTGCGATCCCACGGAAGTTGACTGGGTCATCCCGGGCAACGACGACGCGCTGAGAGCGATCCGCTTGTTTGCGTCGAAGGTCGCCGACTCCATTGCTGAAGGCGTACAGGCCGCTACGGACAAGCAGGGCGCGGAAATTGCCGATGCTGCCGCTGCCGGTGAAGCGCGCGCTGCCGCTGCCAATCAGGGCCAGTCTGCTCCCACTTCTGCCGATCTGGCGGAAGAAGAGCAGCTGAACATGGAAGAGGTCCTGGGCGGCAAGGTGCGGAAAGCACCGGAGTCTGAGACGGCAACGCCGGTCGATGTTCCGGAAGCGGACGTGGCCAAGACCGTTTAG
- the rpsI gene encoding 30S ribosomal protein S9 → MAEQVQYYGTGRRKSSVARVFLRPGDGKFVVNGREFDKYFLTGAQRVEVKQPLVTSETSSTFNITATVSGGGINGQAGALKMGIARALLEFNLELRKKLKAEGFLSRDARGKERKKYGQKGARKRFQFSKR, encoded by the coding sequence ATGGCTGAACAAGTTCAGTATTACGGTACCGGACGCCGCAAGTCGAGCGTGGCCCGGGTTTTCCTGCGTCCCGGCGACGGCAAGTTTGTGGTGAACGGGCGCGAATTTGACAAATATTTCCTGACCGGCGCGCAGCGCGTTGAAGTGAAACAGCCACTCGTCACGAGCGAGACCAGCTCCACCTTCAACATTACCGCAACCGTTTCAGGCGGCGGAATCAACGGCCAGGCCGGCGCTTTAAAGATGGGCATTGCCCGCGCGCTGCTGGAGTTCAACCTGGAACTGCGCAAGAAGCTGAAGGCTGAAGGCTTCCTTTCCCGCGATGCTCGCGGCAAAGAGCGCAAAAAGTATGGACAAAAGGGAGCCCGCAAGAGGTTCCAGTTCAGCAAGCGATAA
- the rplM gene encoding 50S ribosomal protein L13, with translation MVTRFPGGQDIARKWFVVDASGQTLGRLASRVASILAGKESPLYTPFIDAGDHVIVINAGKIRVTGMKTEQKMYRHYTGFPGGLREEQFRKLFDRRPDRVVQEAILGMLPKNKMGKAMGKKLKVYVGDKHDHQAQKPQALELAGRKQA, from the coding sequence ATGGTAACCCGTTTTCCAGGCGGGCAGGACATTGCGCGCAAATGGTTTGTGGTGGATGCTTCAGGGCAGACGCTGGGGCGGCTGGCCTCGCGTGTGGCCAGCATTCTGGCTGGTAAAGAGTCGCCTCTTTACACACCGTTTATTGACGCTGGCGATCATGTGATCGTAATCAACGCGGGCAAGATCCGCGTGACCGGCATGAAGACCGAACAGAAGATGTATCGGCATTACACGGGCTTTCCCGGCGGACTGCGCGAAGAGCAGTTCCGCAAGCTGTTTGATCGCAGGCCGGACCGCGTGGTGCAAGAGGCGATTCTGGGCATGCTGCCCAAGAACAAGATGGGCAAGGCCATGGGCAAGAAGCTGAAAGTTTACGTCGGCGACAAGCATGATCATCAGGCGCAGAAGCCACAGGCTCTGGAGCTGGCGGGTCGCAAGCAGGCGTAA
- a CDS encoding energy transducer TonB, translating into MNRKAAFLLLAASLLQTAIAHADSLKDALNDKYKDQILALRSPLTKGDQKFDSAGHSLSIAKSSGWLLYGGISVKRIDLSSDTLRVEGDGATSYLEKRIGKVIVMPFGKARHIEIHLDQPLNSVDEADAIMDRIFFLGPDAVDHIRPEFRRANDNTPDSEISKVSQREFKPASANTAGSNDNNDKVLPPRPTYTPEPEYSAQASHAKYQGTVVLGIVIDKAGKISRIRLDRPLGMGLDENAMETVKQWRFSPAMRNGEAVAVAMSIEVSFNLH; encoded by the coding sequence ATGAATCGCAAAGCAGCTTTCCTCTTACTGGCCGCTTCTCTCCTCCAAACCGCTATCGCACATGCCGACAGCCTCAAGGACGCCCTCAACGACAAATACAAGGACCAGATTCTGGCGCTCCGCTCTCCGCTCACCAAGGGCGACCAGAAATTTGATTCCGCCGGCCACTCTCTCAGTATCGCCAAGAGTTCGGGCTGGCTTCTTTACGGTGGAATCTCCGTTAAAAGAATAGACCTCTCGTCGGACACCTTGCGGGTGGAGGGGGATGGTGCCACATCCTACCTGGAGAAAAGGATTGGCAAGGTCATTGTGATGCCCTTTGGCAAGGCCCGGCACATAGAAATCCATCTCGACCAACCTCTCAACTCCGTGGACGAGGCGGATGCCATCATGGACCGGATTTTCTTTCTCGGTCCCGACGCTGTTGACCACATCAGGCCTGAGTTCCGCCGGGCCAATGACAACACTCCAGACTCTGAGATCTCTAAAGTTTCACAGCGTGAGTTCAAACCCGCGAGTGCGAACACGGCGGGTTCCAACGATAACAATGACAAGGTACTTCCTCCCCGGCCAACATATACCCCTGAGCCGGAGTATTCCGCGCAAGCTAGCCACGCGAAGTATCAGGGGACCGTGGTTCTGGGCATTGTTATTGACAAAGCCGGAAAGATTTCCCGGATCAGGTTAGATAGACCTCTGGGCATGGGCCTTGATGAAAACGCGATGGAAACCGTTAAGCAGTGGCGCTTTAGTCCGGCAATGCGCAACGGTGAAGCCGTCGCTGTGGCCATGAGCATCGAGGTAAGTTTCAATCTTCATTGA
- a CDS encoding DUF2157 domain-containing protein — translation MAWEKDLERWVDARLIDPLTATRIRDFENAADKKGLRWPAILAISFGALMLCAGILLFVASHWDDLAPSQRFLLVLAMVGIFHVAAAALGQKVPSIGIALHLAGTASLGAGIYMAGQIFNLQEHWPGGLLLWSLGAAVGWLLLRQWPQALLAAVLVPWWLAGEWSLATEGYRAAWNIAAQGLLLLAILYFTAAPKEPNRLLRLGMVWVGALSLIPMIADVIFTAEETAYDWRWHSRSLNFPIGLKILGYAGAYLPVLLLAAFKRGQRSIPMFGAAVWVFLLAILSSKKEVESSPWIYLWVALGACALCYWGVHENRKLFINYGTAVFAIDLIAFYFSNVLDKLGRSMGLILLGVIFLAGGWVLNRLRGDLIARAAAAGASR, via the coding sequence ATGGCCTGGGAAAAGGACCTTGAGCGCTGGGTGGACGCGCGCCTGATTGATCCGCTCACCGCCACCCGCATCCGCGATTTTGAAAACGCCGCTGACAAGAAAGGTTTGCGCTGGCCCGCCATTCTCGCCATCAGCTTTGGCGCGCTCATGCTCTGCGCCGGCATCCTGCTCTTCGTTGCTTCACACTGGGACGACCTTGCGCCCTCTCAGCGCTTCCTTCTTGTGCTGGCCATGGTCGGCATTTTTCACGTTGCAGCCGCCGCTCTCGGCCAAAAAGTGCCGTCCATCGGCATCGCCCTGCACCTGGCCGGGACCGCTTCTCTTGGCGCCGGAATTTACATGGCGGGCCAAATCTTCAATCTGCAGGAGCATTGGCCCGGCGGCCTGCTGCTGTGGTCTCTGGGTGCTGCCGTAGGATGGTTGCTGCTGCGCCAGTGGCCTCAGGCCCTGCTTGCTGCCGTGCTAGTGCCGTGGTGGCTTGCTGGCGAGTGGTCGTTGGCCACGGAAGGTTACCGCGCCGCATGGAATATCGCTGCCCAGGGCCTTCTCCTGCTCGCAATTCTCTACTTCACCGCTGCTCCCAAAGAACCCAACCGGCTTTTGCGTCTCGGCATGGTTTGGGTCGGAGCTTTATCGCTGATTCCCATGATTGCTGACGTAATCTTTACCGCGGAAGAGACGGCCTACGACTGGCGCTGGCATTCGCGGTCTTTGAACTTTCCAATTGGATTGAAAATTCTCGGCTATGCAGGCGCATACCTGCCAGTCCTGTTGCTGGCGGCATTCAAGCGAGGGCAACGTTCCATTCCCATGTTCGGCGCAGCGGTCTGGGTCTTCCTCCTCGCGATCCTGAGCAGCAAAAAGGAAGTTGAATCAAGCCCCTGGATCTATCTCTGGGTGGCCTTGGGTGCCTGCGCGCTTTGCTATTGGGGCGTACACGAAAACCGCAAACTCTTTATCAACTACGGAACTGCTGTGTTCGCCATTGACTTGATTGCCTTCTACTTCTCCAACGTCCTGGATAAACTTGGCCGCTCCATGGGCCTGATTTTGCTCGGAGTAATTTTCCTTGCCGGAGGTTGGGTCCTCAACCGGCTGCGCGGTGATTTGATTGCCCGCGCCGCGGCAGCAGGAGCAAGCCGATGA
- a CDS encoding GDYXXLXY domain-containing protein: MKTLQKGLAVAVIQILIVLSVGGKLLYDRATRPRVWVRTASLDPDLPIRGRYLTLNLEVHNAEPVQPPDPKNPGLYNGGYYVDLAVENGRLVAHKTDRPTGMTINSWGWQRNRGGDISVLSSPVVFFLPEHADAPRVGRDGELWAEVTVPKKGPPRPIQLAIKRGSEWTPLTYR, translated from the coding sequence ATGAAAACTCTTCAAAAAGGATTGGCGGTTGCCGTCATCCAAATCCTGATCGTTCTGAGCGTGGGCGGAAAACTGCTTTATGACCGCGCTACCAGGCCCCGCGTCTGGGTGCGCACCGCCTCTCTTGATCCCGACCTCCCGATCCGCGGGCGATACCTCACGCTCAACCTCGAAGTCCACAACGCAGAACCCGTGCAGCCCCCGGACCCTAAGAATCCGGGCCTGTATAACGGCGGCTACTATGTGGACCTGGCGGTGGAGAACGGCCGGCTTGTGGCTCACAAAACTGACCGGCCCACCGGGATGACGATCAATTCCTGGGGCTGGCAGCGCAATCGCGGCGGTGATATTTCTGTGCTGTCCTCTCCAGTCGTATTTTTTCTTCCCGAGCACGCTGACGCTCCGCGGGTGGGCAGAGATGGCGAACTTTGGGCAGAGGTCACGGTACCCAAAAAAGGTCCGCCTCGCCCCATTCAACTCGCCATCAAACGCGGCAGCGAATGGACGCCGCTCACTTATCGGTGA
- a CDS encoding enoyl-CoA hydratase/isomerase family protein, with product MSNDPVLFEVRDQVAHVTLNRPQAGNALDLEMAKQLMAVALRCEGDANVRAVLLKGAGKSFCAGGDVKVFVAQKELPAYLREITSYLHLAISRFARLDAPVIAAVQGSAAGGGFSLAISCDLVIAAESANFLMAYSKIGMAPDGGSTYFLPRLVGLKRAMELALTNRALSAREACDCGIVTEVVAPEHLESRAEELARSLAQGPTGAFGSTKRLLHGGWNQTLETQMELESRAIAEAGGTADGQEGIRAFVEKRKARFGGR from the coding sequence ATGTCTAACGATCCCGTCCTTTTTGAAGTTCGCGATCAAGTTGCTCACGTCACCCTTAACCGCCCGCAGGCCGGCAATGCGCTTGATCTGGAAATGGCGAAGCAGTTGATGGCGGTGGCCTTACGCTGTGAAGGCGATGCGAACGTGCGCGCGGTCTTGCTGAAAGGCGCAGGCAAGAGTTTTTGTGCGGGCGGTGACGTGAAAGTCTTTGTGGCGCAAAAAGAGTTGCCGGCTTATCTGCGCGAAATCACTTCGTATCTGCATCTGGCCATCTCACGCTTTGCGCGGCTGGATGCGCCGGTGATCGCGGCGGTGCAAGGATCGGCGGCAGGCGGCGGTTTCAGCCTGGCGATTTCCTGCGATCTGGTGATTGCCGCCGAATCGGCGAATTTTCTGATGGCCTATTCGAAGATCGGCATGGCGCCCGATGGCGGCTCGACATATTTTCTGCCCAGACTGGTGGGACTCAAGCGAGCGATGGAGCTGGCGCTGACGAATCGCGCGCTGTCGGCGCGGGAAGCTTGCGACTGTGGAATCGTGACGGAGGTTGTTGCGCCGGAACATTTAGAGTCGCGAGCAGAAGAGCTGGCTCGCTCTCTGGCGCAAGGTCCGACGGGCGCATTTGGATCGACCAAGCGTCTTTTGCACGGCGGATGGAACCAGACATTGGAAACGCAGATGGAACTGGAAAGCCGCGCCATCGCAGAAGCGGGCGGGACTGCGGATGGACAGGAAGGGATCAGAGCTTTTGTAGAGAAACGGAAAGCGCGGTTTGGGGGAAGATAA
- a CDS encoding esterase family protein, which translates to MNYKAMFLLLALGATTSCTKHEQPAPPDHPRLTSGVRMIDVTFHSAALNRDMPYRVIVSANIPANQRLPVFYLLHGGGGGFHDWSNYSDVAGYAERGLILVMPEGNSSYYTNSADRRQDRYEDYIVHDLIADVESRFPAASDREHRAIAGVSMGGFGAIVLALKHPDLFVFAGGLSSALDVPSRPFSIKRVGQYRQHSSIFGSWGSQSRRASDPFVLIRSVDPPTAPYLFLTCGDQEGLLPTNRRFAAMLQTRHFSYEFHTVVGGHDWNQWNRNIPDLMKSAINHLSPE; encoded by the coding sequence ATGAATTATAAGGCGATGTTTTTGCTTCTTGCCCTCGGCGCTACCACTTCATGTACCAAACATGAACAACCGGCTCCGCCAGATCATCCCCGCCTCACTTCCGGCGTAAGGATGATCGACGTGACATTTCACTCTGCCGCGCTCAACCGAGACATGCCGTACCGAGTAATCGTGTCGGCAAACATCCCCGCTAACCAGAGGCTCCCCGTGTTTTACCTGCTTCATGGCGGTGGCGGTGGCTTTCATGACTGGTCAAACTATTCTGACGTTGCTGGCTATGCTGAGCGCGGCCTGATCCTGGTCATGCCGGAAGGCAACAGCTCTTACTACACAAACTCAGCCGATAGACGGCAGGATCGCTATGAAGACTACATCGTGCATGACCTCATCGCTGATGTGGAGAGCCGGTTTCCTGCCGCGTCTGATCGCGAACACCGAGCAATAGCAGGTGTCTCCATGGGAGGTTTTGGGGCAATCGTGCTTGCTCTCAAGCATCCTGACCTGTTTGTTTTTGCCGGCGGACTAAGTTCAGCGCTCGATGTTCCCAGCCGCCCTTTCTCTATCAAACGTGTCGGACAATACCGTCAGCACAGCTCTATCTTTGGCTCGTGGGGAAGTCAGAGCCGCCGGGCCAGTGATCCCTTTGTCCTTATCCGCTCCGTTGATCCACCTACTGCCCCGTATCTGTTTCTTACCTGTGGCGACCAGGAAGGCCTGTTGCCCACCAACCGCAGATTCGCTGCCATGCTGCAAACAAGGCATTTCAGCTATGAGTTCCACACCGTCGTCGGAGGACACGACTGGAACCAGTGGAACCGCAACATTCCTGATCTGATGAAAAGCGCAATCAACCACCTGAGTCCAGAGTGA